One Osmerus eperlanus chromosome 23, fOsmEpe2.1, whole genome shotgun sequence DNA segment encodes these proteins:
- the LOC134009829 gene encoding butyrophilin subfamily 2 member A1-like: MGPCIQDVRFLILVILTCMPAADSDFNIIVPSQPVDVYEGDDIILPCRLSPQNSAARMQVMWFRQGQFTSPLYGFDNGKENVRQDYTGRVNMSTQGLERGDVSLGLKGVLLADRGEYRCQVIHQDWIKEQAIELQVKKVGSVPTVSLVWHHKTFIQLSCSSEFWYPEPHMLWLDHRGQEVTSAQTEEARQSRDLFSISSRVKLGKERIQGISCVAMSHDRKYRLESAMEMTEEFYLYSGPDRAYLSAYLIPTFLALVFVCVSVVYARLQKTDAEKKLQPLYNIEAELKRRREENKIKQDDLKKKKEILEITNKIPESVWGLMLEHAEDITLDPETAHSWLRLSDDRSSVSHQETPRQGLTKHKRFLETRCVLGERGYTTGRYYWEVDLGNNSEWSVGVAQDPENRGSDNISIRPDNGYWSICLKKGMLQTVEESRTVLPSELNPATLGVFLDIDKQRVAFFNVEKRGHIHSFSFSERSTKELFPFFGPLTGCKEELRIVPVERKGS, translated from the exons ATGGGACCTTGTATCCAAGATGTCCGCTTCCTTATCCTCGTGATTCTCACCTGTATGCCTGCTGCAG ACAGCGATTTCAACATCATCGTACCTTCCCAACCCGTCGATGTCTACGAGGGCGATGACATCATCCTTCCCTGTCGCCTGTCTCCCCAGAACAGCGCTGCTCGCATGCAGGTCATGTGGTTCAGGCAGGGACAGTTTACTTCCCCCCTGTATGGGTTTGACAACGGGAAGGAGAATGTGAGACAGGACTACACGGGCAGAGTGAACATGTCCACACAGGGGTTGGAGAGGGGCGACGTGTCTCTGGGGCTGAAGGGAGTGCTGCTGGCTGATAGAGGAGAGTACAGGTGTCAGGTCATCCATCAGGATTGGATTAAGGAACAAGCCATAGAGCTCCAGGTTAAAA AGGTCGGCAGTGTCCCTACGGTCTCTTTGGTTTGGCACCACAAAACCTTCATCCAGCTGAGCTGCAGCTCTGAATTCTGGTATCCTGAACCTCACATGCTGTGGCTGGACCACcgtggacaggaagtgacatcagcgCAGACAGAGGAAGCGAGACAGTCACGTGACCTGTTTTCCATCAGCAGTCGAGTCAAACTGGGGAAGGAGCGAATCCAGGGCATCTCGTGTGTGGCGATGTCACATGACAGGAAGTACAGGCTGGAGTCTGCTATGGAGATGACCG AGGAGTTCTACCTCTACAGTGGTCCGGACCGGGCctacctgtctgcctacctGATTCCTACGTTCCTCGCCCTGGTGTTTGTCTGCGTGTCTGTTGTCTACGCCCGCCTCCAAAAAACTG ACGCTGAGAAGAAACTGCAGCCCCTGT ATAACATAGAGGCAGAATTAAAGAGGAGACGAGAAG aaaATAAAATCAAGCAAGATGacctcaaaaaaaagaaagaaatacttG AAATCACTAACAAGATCCCTGAGTCTG TTTGGGGCTTAATGTTGGAGCACGCAG AGGACATCACCCTTGACCCAGAGACTGCACACTCATGGCTGCGTTTATCAGACGACCGCAGTTCGGTGAGCCACCAAGAAACTCCACGTCAAGGACTGACTAAACACAAGAGGTTTCTGGAAACTCGGTgtgtgctgggagagagagggtacacGACAGGGAGATATTACTGGGAGGTTGATCTGGGGAACAACAGTGAGTGGAGTGTAGGAGTCGCCCAAGACCCTGAGAACAGGGGGTCGGACAACATCTCCATCCGCCCAGACAACGGCTACTGGAGTATCTGTTTGAAGAAAGGAATGCTGCAGACTGTTGAGGAATCACGTACTGTTCTGCCTTCAGAACTGAACCCTGCTACTCTGGGAGTGTTTCTGGACATTGACAAACAGAGAGTCGCTTTCTTCAACGTGGAGAAGAGGGGGCACATccactccttctctttctctgagagatCTACCAAGGAACTGTTTCCTTTCTTTGGACCTTTAACTGGGTGTAAAGAGGAACTCAGAATTGTGCCTGTTGAAAGAAAAGGTTCTTAG